In the Artemia franciscana chromosome 1, ASM3288406v1, whole genome shotgun sequence genome, one interval contains:
- the LOC136032263 gene encoding uncharacterized protein LOC136032263 isoform X2, translated as MADPISKLSRQDLVALLEKQQRILKNKTLVNSLPDKGEKVRESVKRITELIGKKNGTVDSTVGSLLEKLTIGPRTTLEEEVQSVEWKGRNISQTMLDSDDDSDTDEKNAIGILASTAIPQKIIKQKREEKPLISKEEVARLENMSLKTYEAKIIELKKRADALEKQKLRKKFHPHRNLKSAYVPQNESDTEKSKPSWREDESAISPPTFSKYSSGGVALSLEEALILEKSQQQKYKELMMQQAMARISFGPGVPVVEKETESWSDEYDEVYDDEDDDKAGTVTFSFKE; from the exons gACACTTGTGAATTCTTTACCTGATAAAGGAGAGAAAGTGAGGGAGTCCGTGAAGAGAATCACGGAACTAATAGGGAAGAAAAACGGAACAGTTGATTCAACAGTTGGCTCTCTACTTGAAAAACTGACGATTGGTCCCAGAACTACTCTTGAAGAAGAAGTACAATCTGTTGAATGGAAAGGAAGAAATATATCACAAACGATGTTAGATTCAGACGACGATTCAGACACTGATGAAAAAAATGCTATTGGAATACTAGCATCAACTGCAATACCACAAAAGATTATTAAGCAAAAGAG aGAAGAGAAGCCTTTGATTTCCAAAGAAGAAGTTGCACGACTTGAAAATATGAGTTTGAAGACTTACGAAGCGAAGATCATTGAATTGAAGAAAAGAGCTGATGCCttagagaaacaaaaattaagaaagaagtTTCATCCCCACAG aaaCCTCAAATCTGCATATGTTCCACAAAACGAGTCTGATACTGAGAAGTCAAAACCAAGCTGGAGAGAAGATGAAAGCGCGATCTCTCCTCCGACTTTCTCCAAGTACTCTTCAGGTGGCGTGGCACTGTCATTAGAAGAGGCTCTCATTCTTGAAAAATCTCAGCAACAAAAGTACAAG GAATTGATGATGCAGCAAGCTATGGCTCGAATCAGCTTTGGGCCTGGTGTTCCCGTTGTTGAAAAAGAGACCGAGTCATGGTCAGATGAATATGATGAAGTATACGATGATGAAGATGACGATAAAGCTGGCACTGTGACTTTCTCCTTTAAAGAATAA